From Vogesella sp. XCS3, the proteins below share one genomic window:
- a CDS encoding PTS sugar transporter subunit IIA, producing MVGVLLISHGNLGLSLADCAHHVLGRVPDNLAIMGVEKHDDPEAKRLEAEGLIAQLEQGDGVVVLTDMVGGTPANITGRLVQAGRVEAVAGVNLPMLVRALSYSSQPLEIVVSKAITGGLEGVFYMLPEGKHAKTAN from the coding sequence ATGGTTGGTGTACTACTAATTTCGCATGGCAATCTGGGTTTGAGCCTGGCTGACTGTGCCCACCACGTGCTGGGCCGGGTGCCGGACAATCTGGCGATCATGGGCGTGGAAAAACACGACGACCCCGAGGCCAAGCGCCTCGAAGCCGAAGGCCTGATTGCACAGCTGGAACAAGGGGACGGCGTGGTAGTGCTGACCGATATGGTCGGTGGTACGCCCGCCAACATTACTGGCCGCCTGGTGCAAGCTGGACGGGTAGAAGCCGTAGCAGGGGTGAACCTGCCCATGCTGGTGCGCGCGCTGAGCTATAGCAGCCAGCCACTGGAAATCGTGGTCAGCAAGGCCATTACCGGGGGCCTGGAAGGGGTCTTCTATATGCTTCCGGAGGGAAAACATGCAAAAACAGCAAATTGA
- the ptsP gene encoding phosphoenolpyruvate--protein phosphotransferase: MSIVLHGVPIGGGVAIGRAHLLSQSMDDVVHLVLEDSEIAAEQQRFDSAVRDTRKQLELLWGSIPENAPAELGAFLSLHIMLLSDVTISRDPRDLIDSQRCNAEWALKLQCDTLVEQFDAIEEDYLRERKHDVLQVVERIFKNLAGHSTDLQFVEDMDEDAILVAHDLSPADMVYFKDSSVAAFVTDVGGATSHTAILGRSLDLPSVIALHHARELIREDELIVVDGQQGVLIINPEETVLAEYRRRQRNWIEARRKLSSIRKTDALTQDGTPIELLANIELPQDAANVLESGAVGVGLFRSEFLFLGRDSLPSEDEQFAAYREVAEATNGAPVTVRTMDLGADKNPRWLNHGAAENPALGLTGVRLCLAEPLMFRAQLRALLRATVYGKIRILFPMINGLGELKQALAQLEYAKKELREENIPFADKVEVGAMIEIPSAALVVGSFVKYVDFLSIGTNDLIQYTLAVDRNDDSVSHLYDPVHPAVLKLISHTIKTATKAGVQVSVCGEMAGDERLTRLLLGMGLRRFSMHPANLLAVKQNVLNSHLDTLAPQVARILRSEDPDRIADLLIQLNAGPDA; encoded by the coding sequence ATGAGTATCGTGTTGCACGGCGTACCGATCGGTGGCGGCGTTGCCATCGGCAGGGCACATTTGCTGTCGCAAAGCATGGACGACGTGGTGCATCTGGTGCTGGAAGACAGCGAGATTGCCGCGGAGCAGCAGCGTTTCGATAGCGCCGTGCGCGATACCCGCAAGCAGCTGGAGCTGCTGTGGGGCAGCATCCCCGAAAATGCCCCGGCCGAGCTGGGGGCATTTTTGTCTCTGCACATCATGTTGCTGTCCGATGTGACCATCTCGCGCGACCCGCGCGACCTGATCGACAGCCAGCGCTGCAACGCCGAATGGGCGCTGAAACTGCAGTGCGACACCCTGGTGGAGCAGTTTGACGCCATCGAGGAAGACTACCTGCGCGAGCGCAAGCACGACGTACTGCAGGTGGTGGAACGTATCTTCAAGAACCTTGCCGGCCACAGCACCGACTTGCAGTTTGTCGAGGATATGGACGAAGACGCCATCCTGGTGGCGCACGACCTGTCGCCGGCCGATATGGTGTATTTCAAGGATTCCAGCGTCGCCGCGTTTGTGACCGATGTGGGTGGCGCAACCAGCCACACCGCCATTCTGGGCCGCAGCCTGGACCTGCCGTCGGTTATCGCGCTGCACCACGCGCGCGAACTGATCCGCGAAGACGAGCTGATCGTGGTGGATGGCCAGCAAGGCGTGCTGATCATCAACCCCGAAGAAACGGTGCTGGCCGAATACCGCCGCCGCCAGCGTAACTGGATTGAGGCGCGACGCAAGCTGTCCAGCATCCGTAAGACCGATGCGCTAACGCAGGATGGTACGCCCATCGAGCTGTTGGCCAATATCGAGCTGCCGCAGGATGCGGCCAACGTGCTGGAATCCGGCGCGGTAGGCGTGGGGCTGTTCCGTAGCGAATTCCTGTTTCTGGGGCGCGACAGCTTGCCGTCGGAAGACGAGCAGTTTGCGGCCTACCGTGAGGTGGCCGAGGCCACGAATGGCGCCCCGGTTACGGTGCGTACCATGGATCTGGGCGCAGACAAAAACCCGCGCTGGCTCAACCACGGCGCTGCCGAAAACCCGGCGCTGGGCCTGACCGGTGTGCGGCTGTGCCTGGCCGAGCCGCTGATGTTCCGTGCCCAGCTGCGTGCGCTGCTGCGCGCTACCGTGTACGGCAAAATCCGCATTCTGTTCCCCATGATCAACGGCCTGGGTGAGCTGAAGCAGGCGCTGGCGCAGCTGGAGTACGCCAAAAAAGAGCTGCGCGAAGAGAACATCCCTTTCGCCGACAAGGTGGAAGTCGGGGCGATGATCGAAATCCCCTCTGCTGCGCTGGTAGTGGGCAGCTTTGTCAAATACGTGGACTTCCTGTCCATCGGCACCAACGACCTGATCCAGTACACGCTGGCGGTAGACCGCAATGATGACTCGGTAAGCCATCTGTACGACCCGGTTCACCCGGCGGTACTGAAGCTGATTTCCCATACCATCAAGACGGCCACCAAAGCCGGCGTGCAGGTATCGGTATGCGGCGAGATGGCGGGTGACGAGCGCCTGACCCGTTTGCTGCTGGGCATGGGGCTGCGCCGCTTCTCCATGCACCCGGCCAACCTGCTGGCGGTGAAGCAGAATGTACTCAATAGCCACCTTGATACGTTGGCTCCACAGGTTGCGCGTATCCTGCGCAGTGAAGACCCTGATAGAATCGCCGACTTATTGATACAACTGAATGCCGGGCCGGACGCCTGA
- a CDS encoding glycosyltransferase family 4 protein — MKRIAIIRQKFNPAGGAERVVSAILRQLQGHAALHTLLINRKWEAVPGIEAHSVNPFYLGSVWRDWGFASAARHLWQALDAALVLSHERIPGCHVYRADDGVHAAWLDVRRQRGGIAARVAMALNPYHHYMLAMEQRMYRDPAFRGVVCISEMVKRDVMQYTGLPAERCHVVYNGIDSAFFNPQDARAQRASLRQQYGLSADAPVLLYVGSGFERKGLAQALHAIVPHPAVQLVVVGSDKKSRHYQALASQLGVAGRVHFAGAQRDVRSYYGMADGFILPSIYEPFGLVVAEAMACGLTVLTSTRCGGGELLQPGQTGWLAAPDDRAAWQHNVGQWLAARASWPQRGEQARQAVLPYTEQRMVGQMLTLFAALLPDAEGLA, encoded by the coding sequence ATGAAGCGCATTGCCATCATCCGCCAGAAATTCAACCCTGCAGGTGGTGCCGAGCGCGTCGTCAGCGCCATTTTGCGCCAGCTGCAAGGCCATGCGGCGCTGCATACCCTGCTGATCAACCGCAAGTGGGAAGCCGTGCCGGGCATCGAGGCGCATAGCGTCAACCCGTTCTATCTGGGCAGCGTGTGGCGCGACTGGGGCTTTGCCAGTGCGGCACGCCATTTGTGGCAGGCGCTGGATGCGGCCCTGGTGCTCTCGCACGAGCGCATTCCTGGCTGCCATGTGTACCGCGCGGACGACGGCGTGCATGCGGCCTGGCTGGACGTGCGCCGCCAGCGTGGTGGTATTGCCGCCCGCGTGGCCATGGCGCTGAACCCGTACCACCATTACATGCTGGCCATGGAACAGCGCATGTACCGCGACCCGGCGTTTCGCGGCGTGGTGTGTATCTCCGAGATGGTCAAACGCGACGTGATGCAGTACACCGGCTTGCCGGCCGAGCGTTGCCACGTGGTTTACAACGGCATCGATAGCGCGTTCTTCAACCCGCAGGATGCCCGTGCCCAGCGTGCTAGCTTGCGCCAGCAGTATGGTTTAAGCGCGGACGCACCGGTATTGCTGTACGTTGGCTCCGGTTTCGAGCGCAAAGGGCTGGCACAGGCGTTGCACGCCATCGTGCCGCACCCGGCGGTGCAGCTGGTGGTAGTGGGCAGCGACAAGAAAAGCCGGCACTACCAGGCTTTGGCCAGCCAGCTGGGCGTGGCCGGGCGCGTGCACTTCGCCGGTGCGCAACGCGATGTGCGCAGTTACTACGGCATGGCTGATGGCTTCATCCTGCCGTCCATTTATGAGCCATTTGGCCTGGTGGTGGCCGAGGCGATGGCTTGCGGCCTGACGGTACTCACCAGTACGCGTTGTGGCGGAGGCGAGCTGCTGCAGCCGGGGCAAACCGGCTGGTTGGCTGCACCGGATGACAGGGCCGCGTGGCAGCACAATGTGGGGCAATGGTTGGCCGCACGCGCCAGTTGGCCGCAGCGGGGCGAGCAAGCGCGCCAAGCTGTATTGCCCTATACCGAGCAGCGCATGGTCGGGCAGATGCTGACCCTGTTCGCCGCCTTGCTGCCTGACGCGGAGGGGCTGGCATGA
- a CDS encoding GGDEF domain-containing protein: MIDIHTLPVALTIVLVGWSSWRFAASQAELQQERRIWLQGCLCIAGGLVLEAQPLLHWRWLDAVSMAGLLGGYQQFALVLSRLQQQRSHYLPGVLLLLLTTLMNTPWQPVSVAESWNTVALALVYARLSWLHWQIERAIRQGYPILTTLYGLGMLAFLARLSLHVLGLQDPALLDLVEPLLYLLASTATIYGSFGFLMVILRRRTQRLVRETLQDGLTGVLNRRGLDEALLQLQQGMPLYPCVAIAMLDVDHFKQVNDRYGHAAGDEVLRQLARFFRQSLRAQDVFARYGGEEFCVLMPGAALADAQRKLDQLRAAFATQALLAEAPDLRCTFSAGLVCWDEVEVNPEKLLHQADDLLYAAKRAGRNCIMVADPRGD, translated from the coding sequence ATGATCGATATTCATACCTTGCCGGTTGCCCTTACCATTGTGCTGGTGGGGTGGAGCAGCTGGCGCTTTGCCGCCAGCCAGGCCGAGCTGCAGCAGGAACGCCGTATCTGGCTGCAAGGCTGCCTGTGCATTGCGGGCGGCCTTGTATTGGAGGCGCAGCCCTTGCTGCACTGGCGCTGGCTGGACGCGGTGAGTATGGCCGGCTTGCTGGGGGGGTATCAGCAATTTGCCCTGGTGCTGTCACGTTTGCAGCAGCAGCGGTCACACTACCTGCCCGGGGTATTGCTGCTGTTGTTGACCACGCTGATGAATACCCCGTGGCAGCCGGTTAGCGTTGCCGAAAGCTGGAATACGGTAGCGCTGGCCTTGGTATACGCCCGCTTGTCCTGGCTGCATTGGCAGATCGAACGGGCTATCCGGCAGGGCTACCCCATTCTCACGACGCTGTACGGTTTGGGCATGCTGGCGTTTTTGGCCCGCCTGTCACTGCATGTATTGGGCTTGCAGGACCCGGCCTTGCTCGATCTGGTGGAGCCGCTGTTGTACTTGCTGGCCTCGACCGCCACCATCTACGGCAGTTTTGGCTTTCTGATGGTGATTTTGCGGCGTCGGACGCAGCGCCTGGTGCGGGAAACCTTGCAAGATGGCCTGACTGGTGTCTTGAACCGGCGTGGGCTGGACGAAGCCTTGTTGCAGCTGCAGCAGGGCATGCCGCTCTACCCTTGTGTGGCGATAGCCATGCTGGATGTGGACCACTTCAAGCAGGTGAACGACCGCTACGGCCACGCTGCAGGCGACGAGGTGCTGCGCCAGCTGGCCCGGTTCTTTCGCCAGTCGCTACGGGCGCAGGACGTGTTTGCCCGCTACGGCGGCGAAGAGTTCTGCGTACTGATGCCCGGTGCCGCGCTGGCCGACGCCCAGCGCAAACTGGACCAGCTGAGGGCCGCATTTGCCACGCAGGCATTACTGGCCGAGGCCCCCGATCTGCGCTGTACCTTTTCGGCCGGGCTGGTGTGCTGGGACGAGGTAGAAGTGAATCCGGAAAAATTGCTGCACCAGGCCGACGACCTGCTTTATGCCGCCAAACGTGCCGGGCGCAATTGCATTATGGTGGCAGACCCTCGCGGCGATTAG
- a CDS encoding glycosyltransferase family 9 protein encodes MKGRFPGRVLIFATLLFRLPWQWLRRKPPLQSVQRILVLHQFLLGDALMATSLLAKLRERFPAADIVLACPPLQAGLYDSQPYGIRAMPWHPRDFSSIRRLFALPRVDMVYLMGENRLSYLARAIGARWIVGFDGEVPHYKNWLVDERIPYADAPEAWTDTAARLVEGPAPQPFDLAYWPLGEQRVPALPARYVVLHVGASSPTRYWPSEYWQSLAASLRERGLAVVWSGGPGEHHLIERVTPLPQDVVISGSLTLPQLRAVLAAAQACVCPDTGIAHLAKTAGVPLVMLFGPGSEELFGASHFFSRYTCLGAGPALFPCRFQRSVHHRPVDWALRCFRPAGGQPGGCKQVQCMAAVRPEAVLQSILTAGNFT; translated from the coding sequence ATGAAAGGGCGCTTCCCCGGCCGGGTGCTGATTTTTGCGACCTTGTTGTTCCGTTTGCCGTGGCAGTGGCTACGTCGCAAACCACCGTTGCAGAGCGTGCAGCGCATTCTGGTGCTGCACCAGTTTTTGCTGGGCGATGCCCTGATGGCCACCAGCCTGCTGGCCAAGCTGCGCGAGCGTTTCCCCGCCGCCGACATCGTGCTGGCCTGCCCGCCCTTGCAGGCCGGGCTGTACGATAGCCAGCCCTATGGCATCCGTGCCATGCCGTGGCACCCGCGCGATTTTTCCAGCATCCGCCGCCTGTTTGCCCTGCCGCGTGTCGACATGGTGTATTTGATGGGCGAAAACCGTCTGAGCTACCTGGCGCGTGCCATCGGTGCACGCTGGATTGTCGGCTTTGACGGCGAGGTACCGCATTACAAGAACTGGCTGGTAGACGAGCGCATCCCCTATGCCGATGCGCCGGAGGCGTGGACGGATACCGCCGCCAGGCTGGTAGAGGGCCCCGCACCCCAGCCATTCGACCTGGCATACTGGCCGCTGGGTGAGCAGCGTGTTCCTGCCCTGCCTGCACGATACGTGGTGCTGCATGTGGGCGCCAGCTCCCCCACACGCTACTGGCCGAGCGAATACTGGCAAAGCCTGGCGGCATCATTGCGCGAGCGAGGCTTGGCTGTGGTCTGGTCCGGCGGGCCAGGCGAGCATCACCTGATCGAGCGGGTTACCCCGCTGCCCCAGGATGTTGTTATCTCGGGCTCATTAACCCTGCCGCAGCTACGCGCTGTGTTGGCCGCAGCCCAGGCGTGCGTGTGCCCGGATACCGGTATTGCCCACCTGGCCAAAACCGCGGGTGTGCCGCTGGTCATGCTATTTGGCCCTGGCAGCGAAGAGCTGTTCGGCGCCAGCCATTTCTTTAGCCGGTATACCTGTCTGGGGGCGGGCCCGGCGCTGTTTCCCTGCCGCTTTCAGCGTAGCGTGCACCACCGCCCGGTGGATTGGGCTCTACGCTGCTTCCGGCCTGCGGGTGGGCAGCCGGGCGGCTGCAAGCAGGTGCAATGCATGGCGGCGGTACGGCCGGAGGCGGTGTTGCAATCCATTCTGACTGCAGGAAATTTCACATGA
- the rfaQ gene encoding putative lipopolysaccharide heptosyltransferase III, translated as MLIDAIDLTAVRRVLLIKLRHHGDVLLSSPVLTALKTHAPHAEIDALVYHDTREMLSGHPALSQLHTIDRQWKKLGPLGQLRAEWQLLSALKSRQYDLVITLTEHNRGAWLVRLLKPRWSVGPQGPYGRFFKKTFTHRYLQVPGNRRHTVEVHLDALRRIGIYPAPDARVLTLLPGAEAEASLAAKLAAAGLVPGGYVLVHPTSRWLFKSWPAEKMAELINQLTARGEQILLTAAPSPDEMAMLADISARLQRPVASLAGQLSLKELAAAIAAARLYIGVDSVPMHIAAAVQTPCVALFGPSGDIEWGPWQVPHRVVAANMACRPCGNAGCGGSWRSECLEKISVQQVLAAVDSLQEALA; from the coding sequence ATGCTCATAGACGCCATCGATCTGACGGCCGTGCGCCGCGTATTGCTGATCAAGCTGCGCCACCACGGCGACGTGCTATTGTCCTCGCCGGTTTTGACGGCGCTGAAAACGCACGCCCCTCACGCCGAGATAGACGCGCTGGTGTACCACGACACGCGCGAGATGCTGTCCGGCCACCCGGCGTTGTCGCAGCTGCATACCATAGACCGGCAGTGGAAAAAGCTGGGCCCGCTGGGCCAGCTGCGTGCCGAATGGCAGCTGCTGTCGGCGCTGAAGTCGCGTCAGTACGATCTGGTCATCACGCTGACCGAGCATAATCGCGGTGCCTGGCTGGTGCGCTTGCTCAAGCCGCGCTGGTCGGTGGGCCCGCAGGGGCCGTATGGCCGTTTCTTCAAGAAAACCTTTACCCACCGCTATCTGCAGGTGCCGGGTAACCGCCGCCACACGGTAGAGGTGCATCTGGATGCCTTGCGCCGTATCGGTATTTACCCCGCGCCGGATGCCCGTGTCCTGACGCTACTACCGGGTGCCGAGGCGGAGGCCAGCCTGGCGGCCAAGTTGGCCGCAGCGGGCTTGGTGCCTGGCGGCTATGTGCTGGTACACCCCACCTCGCGCTGGTTATTCAAGAGCTGGCCGGCTGAAAAAATGGCCGAGCTGATCAACCAGCTCACGGCGCGCGGCGAGCAGATTTTGCTGACCGCGGCCCCTAGCCCGGACGAAATGGCCATGCTGGCGGACATTAGTGCACGGTTGCAGCGGCCGGTGGCCAGCCTGGCGGGCCAACTCAGCCTGAAAGAGCTGGCGGCGGCCATTGCCGCGGCGCGTTTGTATATCGGTGTGGATTCGGTGCCCATGCATATTGCCGCCGCGGTGCAAACACCTTGTGTGGCCTTGTTTGGCCCGTCCGGCGATATCGAATGGGGCCCGTGGCAGGTACCGCACCGTGTGGTGGCAGCCAACATGGCCTGCCGTCCCTGTGGTAACGCCGGTTGCGGTGGCAGCTGGCGCAGCGAATGCCTGGAAAAAATCAGCGTACAACAGGTGTTGGCCGCGGTAGACAGCTTGCAAGAGGCGCTGGCATGA
- the cysG gene encoding siroheme synthase CysG: MLERILAGGYVEYFPIFMRLQGEPCLLVGGGEVGLRKARLLLSAGARLTVVSPELAPELAQMAASGELVHIAANFEPAHIGDYKLVVAATDVRAVNRVVSDTAQARNIPVNVVDDPELSSYITPAIVDRSPLVIAISTGGGVPVLARLVRARLESLIPAGFGRLARFAAGFRDQVKARFGNVEERRAFWEAVLEGPLAEQVMNGDEAAARDDMQRRLAAADTAPAGAVYLVGAGPGNPDLLTFRALRLMQQADVVLYDNLVAPELLELVRRDAERVFVGKQRANHTLPQEDINALLVRLAQEGKRVLRLKGGDPFTFGRGGEEIALLAANHIPFEVVPGITSASGAAAYAGIPLTHRDHAQSVTFVTGHKKDGSILLDWPALTRSGQTVVVYMGLAMAEELCQAFISHGKACDTPAAVVEQATTPRQRTVLGTLETLPALIRANSISSPALIIVGEVVSLAPQLGWYRSSVEGA; this comes from the coding sequence ATGCTCGAGCGCATTCTGGCAGGAGGCTATGTGGAGTATTTTCCGATTTTCATGCGCTTGCAGGGCGAGCCCTGCTTGCTGGTTGGCGGGGGCGAAGTCGGCCTGCGCAAAGCCCGGCTTTTGCTATCGGCCGGCGCCCGGCTGACGGTGGTGTCCCCCGAGCTGGCGCCGGAGCTGGCACAGATGGCGGCTAGCGGTGAGCTGGTACATATTGCGGCCAACTTTGAGCCGGCGCACATCGGCGATTATAAACTGGTGGTGGCCGCGACGGACGTGCGCGCTGTCAACCGTGTGGTGTCTGATACGGCACAGGCCCGCAATATCCCGGTAAACGTGGTGGACGACCCTGAGCTATCCAGCTACATCACCCCGGCGATTGTGGACCGTTCCCCGCTGGTGATTGCCATTTCTACCGGCGGCGGTGTGCCGGTGCTGGCGCGCCTGGTGCGCGCACGGCTGGAAAGCCTGATTCCGGCCGGCTTTGGCCGCCTGGCCCGCTTTGCTGCCGGTTTTCGCGATCAGGTGAAAGCCCGCTTTGGCAATGTGGAAGAGCGCCGCGCTTTCTGGGAGGCCGTGCTGGAGGGCCCGCTGGCCGAACAGGTGATGAATGGCGACGAGGCGGCGGCTCGGGACGATATGCAGCGCAGGTTGGCCGCAGCAGACACGGCACCTGCCGGCGCGGTTTACCTGGTGGGCGCCGGCCCCGGCAACCCCGATTTGCTGACTTTCCGCGCCTTGCGCCTGATGCAGCAGGCCGATGTGGTGTTGTACGACAACCTGGTCGCCCCCGAGCTGCTGGAGCTGGTACGCCGTGACGCGGAGCGTGTGTTTGTTGGCAAGCAGCGCGCCAACCACACCTTGCCGCAAGAAGATATCAACGCCTTGTTGGTACGGCTGGCGCAGGAAGGCAAGCGTGTGTTGCGCCTCAAAGGTGGAGACCCGTTTACCTTTGGCCGCGGCGGTGAAGAAATTGCCCTGCTGGCGGCCAACCACATACCGTTTGAAGTGGTACCGGGGATTACCTCGGCCAGTGGGGCGGCGGCGTATGCCGGTATTCCGCTGACACACCGTGATCATGCCCAGTCGGTGACGTTTGTCACAGGTCATAAAAAAGACGGTAGCATTTTGTTAGACTGGCCAGCGTTAACGCGTAGTGGGCAAACCGTGGTGGTATACATGGGCTTGGCCATGGCCGAGGAACTTTGCCAGGCATTCATTAGTCATGGAAAAGCCTGCGATACACCCGCCGCCGTAGTGGAGCAAGCCACGACACCCCGGCAAAGAACCGTGCTGGGGACGCTGGAAACCTTGCCTGCCTTGATTCGTGCGAATAGTATCAGCTCACCTGCATTGATCATCGTGGGTGAGGTGGTGTCGCTGGCACCGCAGCTGGGCTGGTATCGCAGCTCGGTAGAAGGTGCCTGA
- a CDS encoding HPr family phosphocarrier protein — protein MQKQQIEIINKLGLHARASSKFTQISSRFKAEVWIARNGRRVNGKSIMGVMMLAAAKGATVELETNGEDEEQAMAALVELINNRFDEAE, from the coding sequence ATGCAAAAACAGCAAATTGAAATCATCAATAAATTGGGCCTGCACGCACGTGCTTCCAGTAAATTTACCCAGATATCCAGCCGCTTCAAGGCCGAAGTCTGGATCGCACGCAACGGTCGCCGCGTTAACGGCAAAAGCATCATGGGTGTGATGATGCTGGCCGCGGCAAAAGGCGCCACGGTCGAGCTGGAAACCAATGGGGAAGACGAAGAGCAGGCCATGGCGGCGTTGGTCGAACTGATCAACAACCGCTTCGACGAGGCGGAATAA
- a CDS encoding diguanylate cyclase, which yields MENNVPATATLEKALSALPGGYLLLDEKQRVRFATARFYQLLHCAPLQYGQPLPASLLPEELEQALQTGQAHASQQLYAGQLLDWLLTPLPDGTMLSIREDRQTFRNLIENSPDIISRYDPQLVCLYANSALARYSPIPPALHVGLGIEERGLPAHVCDAFRHASSQVLASGKPVTFENQLNHHDKHYVFESRLFPETDEHGQVQSLLCIDRDISEEHAMRLWQADENRLLEMIANDRPMKEVMVWTCHMIESQIEGSMCSIMLLDDEGIHLRVAAGPSLPDEYKAQIDGVTIGASVGSCGTAAFTGEAVIVTDIQQHPFWVDFAALASLHKLRTCWSYPIKSHDGRVLGTFAIYFAQPCAPDAHSEYITLRTSHLMAIAIQQERRASQLFQLATQDALTGLFNRRHFMTLAEDACDRHPLPAKPLCMLMFDLDHFKQVNDRYGHAAGDEALRSFARILQDSLRAQDLVCRMGGEEFAALLTDTSTEDAMATAQRICRLVAQTPVLSHGQSIALTVSIGLTCRQPGQALGDMMRQADKALYEAKNAGRNRVHIASHA from the coding sequence ATGGAGAACAATGTGCCGGCCACTGCCACACTGGAAAAAGCCCTCAGCGCCCTGCCGGGTGGCTACCTGCTACTGGATGAAAAGCAACGGGTCCGTTTTGCTACCGCACGCTTTTACCAGCTACTGCACTGCGCCCCGCTGCAATACGGCCAACCCCTTCCCGCCAGCTTGCTGCCGGAGGAGCTGGAGCAGGCGCTACAGACAGGGCAAGCCCATGCCAGCCAGCAACTCTATGCCGGCCAGTTGCTGGACTGGCTGCTGACCCCCTTGCCGGATGGCACGATGCTGAGCATCCGCGAAGACCGGCAAACCTTCCGCAACCTGATTGAAAACTCGCCGGACATCATCAGCCGCTATGACCCGCAGCTGGTTTGCCTGTACGCCAATAGTGCCCTCGCCCGTTACTCGCCCATCCCCCCCGCCTTGCACGTTGGCCTGGGCATAGAAGAGCGCGGCCTGCCCGCGCACGTGTGCGATGCATTCCGCCATGCCAGTAGCCAGGTACTGGCCAGCGGCAAACCGGTAACTTTTGAAAACCAGCTGAACCACCACGACAAGCACTACGTGTTTGAATCGCGGCTGTTCCCCGAAACCGACGAACATGGCCAGGTGCAATCGCTACTGTGCATTGACCGTGATATCAGTGAAGAGCACGCCATGCGGCTATGGCAGGCTGACGAAAACCGCCTGCTGGAAATGATTGCCAACGATCGCCCCATGAAAGAAGTCATGGTGTGGACCTGCCATATGATCGAATCGCAGATCGAAGGCTCGATGTGCTCCATCATGCTGCTGGACGATGAAGGCATACACCTGCGGGTAGCGGCTGGCCCCAGCCTGCCGGACGAATACAAGGCGCAAATTGACGGCGTGACCATTGGCGCCAGCGTAGGCTCCTGCGGCACTGCCGCCTTTACCGGCGAAGCCGTGATCGTCACCGACATCCAGCAACACCCGTTCTGGGTCGATTTCGCGGCGCTAGCCAGCCTGCACAAGCTGCGCACCTGCTGGTCCTACCCCATCAAATCGCACGATGGCCGCGTGCTGGGTACCTTTGCCATCTACTTTGCCCAGCCCTGCGCCCCCGACGCCCACAGCGAGTACATTACCCTGCGCACCTCGCACCTGATGGCCATCGCCATCCAGCAGGAGCGCCGCGCCAGCCAACTGTTCCAGCTGGCCACACAAGACGCACTGACCGGGTTATTCAATCGCCGCCATTTCATGACCCTGGCCGAAGATGCCTGCGACCGCCACCCGCTGCCCGCCAAACCGCTGTGCATGCTGATGTTTGACCTGGATCACTTCAAGCAAGTTAACGACCGCTATGGCCACGCCGCTGGCGATGAGGCGCTGCGCTCGTTTGCCCGCATTTTGCAGGACAGCCTGCGGGCACAAGACCTGGTCTGCCGCATGGGCGGCGAAGAGTTTGCCGCGCTACTTACCGACACCAGCACGGAAGACGCCATGGCCACCGCCCAGCGTATCTGCCGACTGGTGGCACAAACCCCGGTATTGAGCCACGGCCAAAGCATTGCCCTCACCGTCAGCATCGGCCTGACTTGCCGGCAGCCAGGCCAGGCCTTGGGCGACATGATGCGCCAGGCCGACAAGGCACTATACGAAGCCAAAAACGCGGGGCGTAACCGTGTGCATATCGCCAGCCATGCCTAA